In Paenibacillus guangzhouensis, a single window of DNA contains:
- a CDS encoding response regulator transcription factor codes for MLRPNAYTVVVAEDEQIILEHIVEKVERTDPGFQVIATAMNGEDALELVKRHQPDILFTDVKMPLMDGIELTRHVKKLYPETHIVILSGYDNFTYARQALKLGVMDYLLKPMTGESLQDTLDEIKSKLDQRNQVQERNILTQDLNGLQSSRFVPASLENGTYMLYLVCLGNLYRYAADDIDAQYINKLWGLVDWAPFMATQLEPQGKWWVIDDKRYNVKFLITTSEHLPRGSAVHRATGIQDQITAYMEQAIPVTLCTHHEPVPLRALWETAQGLRRSLDKGLIPCQSSIILLHDTDSTPNRTIPLAPITVNAIEMYVKQRKFDLLRLELSRLFEEWKQHPHTQHALEKTLIQLTRLLFEALDDPSRQTVSAIESGIYHIAATAKYTDALYENMLRLIIRHLPVHKKTDSAEELYILLEEYIRLHFTEAINVEHLADKFQFNPSYIIRVFKKYKGVPPLQYLISLRIQEAKRLIEAKPSMDFKDISEIIGYTDQHYFSRVFRNVTGMTPSEYRDSIRK; via the coding sequence ATGCTTAGACCAAATGCATACACCGTCGTGGTCGCGGAAGATGAGCAGATTATTCTAGAGCATATTGTCGAGAAGGTTGAACGGACGGATCCCGGATTCCAGGTCATCGCGACGGCCATGAACGGCGAAGACGCGCTGGAGCTTGTGAAACGCCATCAACCCGATATTCTGTTCACCGACGTGAAAATGCCGCTGATGGATGGGATTGAATTGACGCGCCACGTCAAGAAATTGTACCCCGAAACCCATATCGTGATCTTAAGCGGCTATGATAATTTCACCTATGCCCGGCAAGCCCTGAAGCTCGGTGTCATGGATTATTTGCTGAAACCGATGACCGGCGAGAGCCTGCAAGATACGCTCGATGAGATCAAAAGCAAACTCGATCAGCGTAACCAAGTGCAAGAGAGGAACATCCTCACGCAAGATTTGAACGGGCTGCAATCCAGCCGATTTGTGCCCGCATCGCTGGAGAATGGGACCTATATGCTGTATCTTGTCTGTCTTGGCAATCTATACCGATACGCCGCAGATGACATCGATGCGCAGTACATCAACAAGTTATGGGGGCTTGTAGATTGGGCCCCATTCATGGCAACTCAGCTGGAACCCCAGGGAAAATGGTGGGTCATTGACGATAAACGCTATAACGTCAAATTTCTCATTACGACATCGGAGCATCTTCCGCGTGGATCAGCGGTCCATCGGGCAACGGGAATCCAAGATCAAATTACAGCCTATATGGAGCAAGCAATTCCCGTCACCCTCTGCACACACCATGAACCTGTACCTTTGAGAGCATTATGGGAGACGGCTCAAGGGCTGCGCCGATCACTCGATAAAGGGCTTATACCGTGCCAATCGTCGATCATTCTGCTCCACGACACCGACTCAACGCCGAACCGCACCATCCCTTTGGCTCCCATTACGGTCAACGCGATCGAGATGTATGTGAAGCAGAGAAAATTCGATCTACTTCGCTTGGAACTATCCCGCCTGTTCGAAGAATGGAAGCAGCACCCGCATACGCAACATGCTTTAGAGAAGACACTGATTCAATTGACCCGTCTCCTATTCGAAGCGTTGGATGATCCGAGCAGGCAGACGGTATCCGCGATAGAATCCGGCATTTACCATATCGCAGCTACTGCTAAGTATACCGACGCCTTATACGAGAACATGCTGAGGCTAATCATCCGTCACTTGCCTGTTCACAAGAAAACGGATTCCGCGGAGGAACTCTACATCTTGTTAGAGGAATATATTCGGCTCCATTTTACGGAAGCGATCAACGTAGAACATTTGGCGGATAAATTTCAATTCAATCCATCGTATATCATTCGCGTTTTCAAGAAATATAAAGGCGTTCCTCCACTACAGTATCTCATTTCGCTCAGGATTCAAGAAGCCAAGCGGTTAATCGAAGCGAAACCGTCGATGGACTTCAAAGATATATCCGAAATAATCGGCTATACGGATCAGCATTATTTTAGCCGTGTTTTTCGGAATGTGACGGGCATGACCCCCTCGGAGTACCGCGATTCGATAAGGAAATAA
- a CDS encoding cache domain-containing sensor histidine kinase, which yields MNWLKTVQAKLFLAYAGLITLLIIIFATSFYLYVSRALEQKASESIHQLSLNISDKFDAELRGMDAIAGRVITSDSLRTYFFESTDNPTKELNNRRNLSSTLFSITGYPFQFKQIHIFGVNGKYIEFGKNFDVSQLSPDSILSRPWVHATLAMDGRKTIIPPRKDDWDQSNTIVFSLCRAFTEVLGEPLDSIVEVQQDYSIFENIVNRSVAIPGAQSSHSIKVYVYDKKGVLIYPLSNPQQQADTHWNVVSQLADTSGIVKPAVQAKMDEATKTSEIVAYSRSEFSGLTVLLVESETALLQPVKAFRTQIILIGIAALLLTMIVTYYVARGLTTPIKAIRKSIASLNLQTLPPKNFPDARARLNELEELQSAYIQMCERLEASLSEAVEARSQEIKARMLALQAQMNPHFLYNTLTVISIKADNNHQHDIVKMCSDLSGMLRYIAVDGSAPVTIAQEMDYTRKYLDLMKSRYSGHFTCTIDIPIEMNSISVPRLIIQPIVENCFKHAFDTRPPWHIYVIGAVTDAGWEMVITDNGIGFDEQALMNLSAKMDKLERPAEDSDPHIGLLNIYDRLKVFYGEKAVFQLLNTEHGARVRIGGPRSEEGNDA from the coding sequence ATGAATTGGCTCAAAACGGTTCAAGCCAAGCTGTTCTTGGCGTATGCCGGTCTCATTACGCTCCTGATCATCATTTTTGCAACTTCCTTTTACTTGTATGTCTCCCGAGCACTCGAGCAGAAAGCTTCCGAATCGATTCATCAATTATCGCTCAACATCTCTGATAAATTTGACGCCGAGCTTCGCGGAATGGATGCCATTGCCGGACGGGTCATTACTTCCGATAGTTTACGAACCTATTTTTTTGAGAGCACAGATAATCCGACCAAAGAACTGAATAATCGAAGAAATCTATCGAGCACCTTATTCTCTATTACCGGTTACCCCTTTCAATTCAAACAAATTCATATTTTTGGCGTGAATGGCAAGTACATCGAATTCGGGAAAAACTTCGATGTATCGCAGCTATCCCCCGATTCGATTCTAAGTAGGCCTTGGGTACATGCAACACTCGCGATGGACGGGCGCAAAACGATCATTCCGCCGCGTAAGGACGACTGGGATCAGTCGAATACGATCGTGTTTTCCCTGTGCAGAGCTTTTACGGAAGTGCTGGGCGAACCGCTCGACAGCATCGTCGAAGTCCAACAAGATTACAGCATTTTCGAAAATATCGTGAATCGGTCCGTTGCCATCCCGGGTGCGCAGAGCTCCCATTCGATCAAAGTATACGTGTATGACAAGAAAGGTGTCTTGATCTACCCACTGTCCAATCCACAGCAGCAGGCCGACACCCATTGGAACGTCGTTAGTCAGCTAGCCGACACGAGCGGTATCGTCAAGCCTGCGGTGCAGGCGAAGATGGACGAAGCAACGAAGACTTCCGAAATTGTCGCTTACTCGCGATCCGAATTCAGCGGTTTGACCGTTCTGCTGGTTGAATCTGAAACCGCTTTATTGCAGCCGGTCAAAGCATTCCGAACGCAAATTATTCTCATCGGCATCGCAGCACTATTGCTGACGATGATTGTGACTTATTATGTGGCTAGAGGGCTGACGACGCCGATAAAAGCGATTCGAAAATCGATTGCCAGTCTGAACTTGCAGACGCTTCCGCCCAAAAACTTCCCAGATGCCCGAGCACGTCTCAACGAGCTGGAGGAGCTGCAATCGGCCTATATCCAAATGTGTGAACGGCTTGAGGCCTCTCTGAGTGAAGCCGTAGAGGCGAGATCTCAAGAGATCAAAGCGCGAATGTTAGCCTTGCAGGCGCAGATGAACCCGCATTTTCTCTACAACACGCTGACAGTCATCAGCATCAAGGCTGACAACAATCATCAACATGACATTGTCAAAATGTGCAGCGACCTCTCGGGTATGCTGCGGTATATTGCCGTAGATGGGTCGGCCCCCGTTACGATTGCGCAAGAGATGGATTATACCCGAAAATATCTGGACTTGATGAAGTCCCGCTATTCCGGCCATTTCACCTGCACCATCGACATCCCGATCGAAATGAACTCTATTTCGGTACCTAGGCTGATCATCCAACCGATCGTCGAGAACTGCTTCAAACACGCCTTCGATACAAGACCCCCTTGGCATATCTATGTGATCGGTGCCGTAACTGATGCCGGGTGGGAAATGGTCATCACGGATAACGGCATCGGCTTCGATGAACAAGCATTGATGAATCTGTCGGCCAAAATGGATAAACTCGAAAGACCCGCGGAGGATAGCGATCCGCATATTGGACTGCTCAACATTTATGATCGCTTGAAGGTATTCTATGGCGAGAAGGCTGTCTTTCAATTATTGAATACGGAACATGGAGCCCGGGTACGGATTGGAGGCCCGCGCTCGGAGGAGGGAAACGATGCTTAG
- a CDS encoding ABC transporter substrate-binding protein has protein sequence MRHMKPLKTLAVTLISLLSIYGLIGCSAQQDQTTEGEKNQEQTVTKKDVTITFVGSQNWLNKGSKIDSELNDAFTQETGIKVDMQVIPDDQYANVLKTKLASGEAPDIFMVSAGVGAQKFLPDKYFADLSNEKWVSRYVPYAKAGSTINGKVMGFMTWSVDGWGMLYNTKVFDQYQLTVPKTFEEFTKTMDTLKANNITPVFEVGKEAWHWGIWLSQMGPIAEKNSPGLYDKLNTNQIKFADVKEFETFLTQFKEMFDKGYFGKNPMSNTWDSGYEAMGKAQAATFLGYTSYQNEVAGKFAASGANEWKMFPIPMAGNNVFSHSAGGNMRVAYKDSKNLNSVKAYFAFLARPENLKKYYEARPDIQPAPSFTDVPAKPSESGKSLLENAPGGDGVDMEYGVLYWDNTAVGKYIQDMMLGGLTPKQVLESIDKDRAKLFNATAK, from the coding sequence ATGCGCCATATGAAACCGCTTAAAACATTGGCCGTGACGCTGATATCGCTTCTTAGCATTTACGGATTGATAGGTTGCTCCGCGCAACAGGATCAGACAACGGAGGGAGAGAAGAACCAAGAACAGACGGTTACGAAAAAGGATGTTACGATCACGTTCGTCGGTTCGCAGAACTGGTTGAACAAGGGCTCCAAAATCGATTCGGAGCTAAACGATGCATTTACGCAAGAAACCGGCATTAAAGTGGATATGCAAGTCATCCCGGACGATCAATATGCGAATGTGTTAAAAACGAAGCTCGCCTCGGGCGAAGCGCCGGATATCTTTATGGTCAGCGCAGGTGTAGGGGCCCAAAAGTTCCTTCCGGACAAATATTTTGCGGACCTGTCGAATGAGAAGTGGGTATCAAGGTATGTCCCTTATGCCAAAGCGGGCAGCACGATCAATGGCAAGGTGATGGGCTTCATGACATGGTCGGTCGATGGATGGGGCATGCTCTACAACACGAAAGTCTTCGATCAATATCAGCTAACAGTGCCTAAAACCTTCGAAGAATTTACGAAAACGATGGATACGCTGAAGGCGAACAATATTACGCCTGTCTTTGAAGTGGGTAAAGAAGCTTGGCACTGGGGCATTTGGTTATCTCAAATGGGGCCAATTGCCGAGAAGAATAGTCCTGGCTTGTACGACAAATTAAATACGAACCAGATCAAGTTCGCGGATGTTAAGGAATTTGAGACGTTCTTAACGCAGTTCAAGGAGATGTTCGACAAAGGTTATTTCGGTAAAAACCCGATGTCGAACACATGGGATTCCGGCTATGAAGCGATGGGGAAAGCCCAAGCGGCAACCTTCCTCGGCTATACCTCCTATCAGAATGAGGTAGCGGGAAAATTTGCAGCGTCAGGCGCGAACGAGTGGAAGATGTTCCCGATTCCGATGGCTGGCAATAACGTCTTCTCGCACTCTGCTGGCGGGAACATGCGCGTCGCGTACAAAGACTCCAAAAATTTGAACAGCGTCAAAGCTTATTTCGCTTTCTTGGCGAGACCCGAGAATCTGAAAAAGTATTATGAAGCGCGTCCGGATATTCAACCTGCGCCTTCCTTCACGGATGTGCCAGCGAAGCCGTCGGAGAGTGGTAAATCGCTCCTTGAAAATGCGCCTGGCGGCGATGGTGTGGATATGGAATACGGTGTGCTGTACTGGGATAATACGGCCGTCGGGAAATACATTCAGGATATGATGCTCGGCGGTCTGACGCCGAAGCAGGTATTGGAATCCATTGATAAAGATAGAGCCAAGTTATTCAATGCAACAGCCAAGTAA
- a CDS encoding carbohydrate ABC transporter permease, translating to MYASKLYSWKFILPAFLLFFGLFLVPNLMGFYYSLTNWNAMSDQVKFIGLDNFREVFTDPSNFRFIYNTLMFALVTSLFKAVIGLALALMLNEGMKSKNVLRTIFFMPVVISNLIVGLIFQQIYNPDTGILNEFLHAIGLGALSQSWIGDPKLAIWSSMGVEIWKAAGFNMVIFLAGLQMVPKEMYEAADIDGANYWNKLMKVTIPFLIPSITINMMLNVISGLKVFDVIFALTNGGPGRASEVINLTIFNQFGLGTYGYGTALGVLLFVFLAVISVGLVKIFTRSEVNAG from the coding sequence ATGTATGCTTCAAAACTGTATTCGTGGAAATTTATATTACCTGCATTTTTATTGTTCTTTGGATTGTTTCTAGTCCCTAACCTCATGGGATTCTATTATTCGCTTACGAATTGGAATGCGATGAGCGATCAGGTGAAATTTATTGGTCTCGACAATTTCCGAGAAGTGTTCACGGATCCATCCAACTTCCGGTTCATCTATAATACGTTGATGTTCGCTCTGGTGACGTCACTGTTCAAAGCGGTGATTGGACTCGCGCTGGCGCTGATGCTGAATGAAGGCATGAAGTCCAAAAACGTGCTAAGAACGATCTTCTTCATGCCGGTCGTCATTTCGAATTTAATCGTCGGGCTTATTTTCCAACAAATTTATAACCCGGATACCGGGATCTTGAATGAATTCCTGCATGCGATTGGTCTTGGCGCCCTCAGTCAGTCGTGGATCGGCGATCCGAAGCTTGCGATCTGGTCCAGTATGGGGGTTGAGATATGGAAAGCAGCGGGCTTTAATATGGTCATCTTCCTGGCAGGATTACAGATGGTCCCCAAAGAGATGTATGAGGCAGCAGACATCGACGGGGCTAACTATTGGAACAAATTGATGAAGGTTACGATTCCTTTTTTGATCCCTTCGATTACGATCAATATGATGCTGAATGTAATTTCAGGGCTGAAAGTGTTCGATGTGATTTTTGCTTTAACCAATGGTGGGCCGGGTAGAGCTTCTGAGGTGATCAATTTAACGATATTTAATCAATTTGGGCTTGGTACGTACGGCTATGGCACGGCGCTGGGTGTCTTGTTATTTGTGTTCCTCGCGGTGATATCGGTTGGCTTGGTTAAGATATTCACACGATCTGAGGTGAACGCAGGATGA
- a CDS encoding carbohydrate ABC transporter permease, with translation MSRRFNMINGIKEALMWVLSLIILVPVAMLILNSVKNVTESAVMSLKLPTEFHLENFMTVFKDGNIIRSFGNSLLISSFTSVITIMTSSMAAFVMTRNRTRLNRYVYILFLVGLIVPMNYITTMKVLQMLHLINTFTGIVLLYSAVFIPFTVFLFYGFVSGIPKELDESAVIDGCGGTSLFFRIIFPLMKPVSVTALIINFLNCWNDFVLPLYFLNSSSKWGMIMTMYNYFSQYISSWNLVSAAMLINLVPILFVYVLGQKYIISGMTAGAVKG, from the coding sequence ATGAGCAGAAGATTTAATATGATCAATGGAATCAAAGAGGCCCTTATGTGGGTGCTTAGTCTCATCATTCTTGTCCCTGTCGCTATGCTGATTCTAAACTCGGTGAAGAATGTAACCGAATCGGCTGTGATGAGTTTAAAGCTGCCTACGGAATTTCATTTGGAGAACTTCATGACTGTATTCAAGGATGGGAACATCATTCGTTCGTTCGGCAATAGCTTGCTCATTTCTTCATTTACATCGGTTATTACGATTATGACTTCTTCGATGGCCGCTTTCGTCATGACCCGGAATCGAACAAGGTTGAATCGCTATGTATATATTCTTTTTCTCGTAGGCTTAATTGTCCCGATGAACTATATTACAACAATGAAGGTGCTGCAGATGCTGCATCTGATCAATACGTTTACAGGCATCGTCTTGCTCTATTCGGCCGTGTTCATTCCATTTACGGTATTCCTGTTCTACGGCTTTGTCAGCGGTATTCCGAAAGAGCTCGATGAATCGGCGGTGATTGACGGCTGCGGGGGGACCAGCTTGTTCTTTCGAATTATCTTCCCGCTGATGAAGCCGGTATCGGTGACAGCGCTCATCATTAACTTTTTAAATTGCTGGAATGATTTCGTGCTTCCTCTGTACTTTTTGAATTCGTCGAGCAAATGGGGCATGATCATGACGATGTATAACTACTTCAGTCAGTATATTAGCTCATGGAACTTGGTGTCCGCAGCGATGTTGATTAATTTGGTTCCGATTCTATTCGTATATGTGCTAGGTCAGAAGTATATTATTTCAGGGATGACAGCAGGAGCCGTAAAAGGCTGA
- a CDS encoding alpha-galactosidase: MAIFSLPERKAWVLRTQHADYVIGVDASGALQHLYWGEPLSISDDIPSTAGQHAWIWEPEEGNSREECMPWGRRNFAEPGLKVDFADQTRDVVLTFDEADIEGNTLRIVLKDVLKSLQVTVCYRVIDIFDVIERSVDVKNTGMGPVNIEQVMSAIWHLPVYPSYRLTYLTGHWGAETQLRRELLHEGKKVIEARRGITGHNNNPFFAVDFGEATEETGLVYFGGLAFSGHWKIVAERTPYQTLQIAAGIHDFDFRWRLEAGESFVSPVCVGGFTNQGFGDASRKLHGYQQQHVLRGSGQLRPILYNSWEATSFDVNETNQKELAAKAARLGVERFVVDDGWFGQRDHDKAGLGDWVVNKIKFPQGLGPLIDEVTSLGMDFGIWVEPEMVNPDSDLYRQHPDWVYHFPDRPRTEGRNQLVLNLAREDVQAFVYNAVDELLSTYAISFIKWDMNRYFSEPGWPGAPVGRDREIWVRHVNALYDIWRRLQEKHPHVQFESCAGGGGRVDMGIMRYADQFWTSDNTDALDRLRIQWGYSHAYTAKSMVCWVTETVNYMNGRQIPLKFRFHSAMMGTLGIGMNLNHLTEAEMEEAAGYIAQYKTIRPIVQEGLCYRLSPPEQSDLTSVQYVAKDGQEAVVFVFRHAQHFGHPALPVRPRGLAPSARYRNVATGEVRSGQGWMSRGILLRLTGDYDSAMIRLVQDESNTYESK; this comes from the coding sequence ATGGCAATATTCAGCCTACCTGAGCGCAAGGCATGGGTCTTACGAACACAGCATGCTGATTACGTAATCGGCGTCGACGCAAGCGGGGCGCTTCAGCATCTGTATTGGGGCGAGCCGCTATCTATATCGGATGATATCCCGAGCACAGCTGGTCAGCATGCTTGGATCTGGGAGCCGGAAGAGGGCAACAGTAGGGAAGAATGTATGCCGTGGGGCAGACGCAACTTTGCCGAACCTGGCTTAAAGGTGGACTTCGCGGATCAGACGCGCGATGTTGTTCTCACATTTGACGAGGCCGATATTGAAGGAAATACACTTCGTATCGTCTTGAAGGATGTATTGAAGTCCCTGCAAGTGACGGTCTGTTATCGTGTCATTGATATATTTGATGTGATTGAGCGATCGGTGGACGTGAAGAACACAGGCATGGGGCCGGTGAACATTGAGCAGGTAATGAGTGCGATCTGGCATCTTCCCGTCTATCCGTCTTATCGGCTCACGTATCTGACCGGCCATTGGGGGGCAGAGACGCAGCTTCGTCGGGAACTGCTTCATGAGGGGAAGAAAGTGATCGAAGCCCGCAGAGGCATTACAGGGCATAACAACAATCCGTTCTTCGCCGTTGATTTCGGAGAAGCAACGGAAGAAACCGGCCTTGTCTACTTCGGCGGACTTGCCTTTAGCGGCCACTGGAAGATTGTTGCGGAGCGTACGCCGTATCAGACGCTGCAGATCGCGGCGGGCATCCATGATTTTGATTTTCGCTGGCGGCTGGAAGCGGGGGAGTCCTTCGTCTCCCCGGTATGCGTCGGCGGGTTTACGAATCAAGGATTCGGCGATGCGAGCCGTAAGCTGCACGGGTATCAACAGCAGCATGTGCTGCGGGGCAGCGGGCAGCTTCGCCCCATCTTGTATAATTCATGGGAAGCGACTTCTTTTGACGTGAACGAGACGAATCAGAAGGAACTCGCAGCAAAGGCGGCGCGGCTTGGCGTGGAGCGCTTCGTCGTGGATGACGGCTGGTTCGGTCAGCGTGATCACGATAAGGCGGGTTTAGGTGATTGGGTTGTGAACAAGATTAAGTTCCCGCAGGGGCTAGGGCCGCTTATCGATGAGGTGACGTCACTGGGCATGGATTTCGGCATCTGGGTTGAGCCGGAAATGGTGAATCCCGACAGCGACTTATATCGGCAGCATCCGGATTGGGTCTACCACTTCCCGGATCGCCCGCGCACAGAGGGCAGAAATCAGCTCGTGCTCAACTTAGCCCGCGAGGACGTTCAAGCATTTGTCTATAACGCCGTCGATGAATTGCTGTCTACCTATGCGATTTCGTTCATCAAATGGGACATGAATCGTTACTTCAGCGAGCCGGGGTGGCCGGGAGCGCCGGTGGGCCGCGATCGCGAAATCTGGGTTCGGCATGTGAACGCCCTCTACGACATTTGGCGGCGGCTGCAGGAGAAGCATCCGCATGTGCAGTTCGAGTCATGCGCTGGCGGTGGCGGACGTGTGGATATGGGGATCATGCGGTACGCTGATCAATTCTGGACGAGCGACAATACCGATGCGCTGGACCGACTGCGCATTCAATGGGGTTATTCGCACGCGTATACAGCGAAATCGATGGTATGCTGGGTGACGGAGACGGTCAACTACATGAACGGCCGGCAAATTCCGCTCAAGTTCCGGTTCCATAGCGCTATGATGGGAACACTCGGTATCGGCATGAACTTGAACCATCTGACCGAAGCGGAGATGGAGGAGGCGGCAGGGTACATCGCGCAGTATAAAACCATTCGTCCGATCGTTCAGGAAGGGCTCTGCTACCGGCTTTCTCCGCCTGAGCAATCGGATCTGACATCGGTGCAATATGTGGCGAAGGATGGACAGGAGGCGGTCGTGTTCGTGTTCCGGCACGCACAGCATTTCGGACATCCTGCGCTCCCCGTGAGACCGCGTGGGCTCGCACCATCCGCACGGTATCGCAATGTTGCAACTGGCGAAGTCCGCAGCGGGCAAGGTTGGATGTCGCGAGGCATCCTGCTGAGGCTGACAGGGGATTATGACAGTGCTATGATCAGATTGGTTCAGGATGAGAGTAATACGTACGAGTCGAAATAA